One window of Pseudomonas sp. ML2-2023-3 genomic DNA carries:
- a CDS encoding amino acid ABC transporter permease has product MTTHIFKPDMPPPGNRIGIVAWARANLFSNWLNTLLTLFAFYLIWLIVPPLLSWTIFDANWVGSTQADCTKEGACWVFIQQRFGQFMYGYYPTGLRWRVDLTVWLAVVGAAPLFISRFKHKAIWGLGFLVVYPILAFTLLHGGYWGLSNVATSQWGGLMLTLVIATVGIAGALPLGILLALGRRSDMPAIRVVCVTFIEFWRGVPLITVLFMSSVMLPLFLPEGMNFDKLLRALIGVILFQSAYVAEVVRGGLQAIPKGQYEAAAAMGLGYWRSMGLVILPQALKLVIPGIVNTFIALFKDTSLVIIIGLFDLLNSVKQAAADPKWLGMATEGYVFAALVFWIFCFGMSRYSMHLEHKLDTGHKR; this is encoded by the coding sequence ATGACAACTCATATTTTTAAACCCGACATGCCGCCGCCGGGCAACCGCATCGGTATCGTTGCCTGGGCGCGGGCCAATCTGTTTTCCAATTGGCTCAACACCTTGCTCACCCTGTTTGCCTTTTACCTGATCTGGCTGATCGTGCCGCCGCTGCTGAGCTGGACGATCTTTGACGCCAACTGGGTCGGCAGCACTCAGGCGGACTGCACCAAGGAAGGCGCCTGTTGGGTGTTTATCCAGCAGCGTTTTGGCCAGTTCATGTATGGCTACTACCCGACCGGACTGCGCTGGCGTGTAGACCTGACCGTGTGGCTTGCCGTGGTGGGCGCCGCGCCGTTGTTTATCTCGCGCTTCAAGCACAAGGCAATCTGGGGACTGGGCTTTTTGGTGGTCTACCCGATTCTGGCATTCACCTTGTTGCATGGCGGCTACTGGGGCCTGAGCAACGTTGCCACGAGCCAGTGGGGCGGCCTGATGCTGACGCTGGTCATTGCCACTGTGGGCATTGCCGGTGCCTTGCCATTGGGGATTTTGCTGGCGTTGGGCCGACGTTCGGACATGCCCGCCATTCGTGTGGTGTGCGTGACCTTCATCGAGTTCTGGCGCGGCGTTCCTCTGATTACCGTGCTGTTCATGTCCTCGGTGATGTTGCCGTTGTTTCTGCCTGAGGGCATGAACTTCGACAAGCTGCTGCGTGCCTTGATCGGCGTGATCCTGTTTCAGTCGGCGTATGTGGCTGAAGTGGTGCGCGGAGGCCTGCAAGCCATTCCAAAAGGGCAATACGAAGCGGCTGCGGCGATGGGCCTGGGTTACTGGCGCAGCATGGGCCTGGTGATTTTGCCGCAAGCCCTCAAGCTGGTGATCCCCGGCATCGTCAACACCTTTATTGCCCTGTTCAAGGACACCAGCCTGGTGATCATCATCGGTCTGTTCGATCTGCTCAACAGCGTCAAGCAAGCCGCCGCCGATCCGAAATGGCTGGGCATGGCCACTGAAGGCTATGTGTTTGCAGCGTTGGTGTTCTGGATTTTCTGTTTTGGTATGTCCCGCTACTCCATGCATCTGGAGCACAAGCTGGACACTGGCCACAAGCGTTAG
- a CDS encoding amino acid ABC transporter permease, which yields MQIKVGAPKPRLSLGDPRVRAWLFQLITVALVVFMGWYLFNNTQTNLQHRGITSGFDFLERSAGFGIAQHLIDYTESDSYARVFLIGLLNTLLVSVIGIVLATVLGFIIGVARLSSNWMISKLATVYVEIFRNIPPLLQILFWYFAVFLTMPGPRNSHNFADTFYMSSRGLNMPAAVGTEAFWPFVGSVVLAIAAVVLMVRRANKRFEETGVPFHKFWVGLALMLVIPGLSIVLFGTPVHWEMPELKGFNFVGGWVLIPELLALTIALTVYTAAFIAEIVRSGIKSVSHGQTEAARSLGLRPGPTLRKVIIPQALRVIIPPLTSQYLNLVKNSSLAAGIGYPEMVSLFAGTVLNQTGQAIEVIAITMSVYLAISISISLLMNWYNTRIALIER from the coding sequence ATGCAAATTAAAGTCGGCGCACCCAAGCCAAGGCTCAGCCTCGGCGATCCACGTGTGCGTGCGTGGTTATTTCAGCTCATCACCGTTGCGCTGGTGGTGTTCATGGGCTGGTATCTGTTCAACAACACCCAGACCAACTTGCAGCATCGCGGCATTACTTCGGGTTTTGACTTTCTGGAACGCAGTGCCGGTTTTGGCATTGCGCAGCATTTGATTGATTACACCGAGTCCGACAGTTATGCCCGGGTTTTTCTGATCGGTTTGCTTAACACATTGCTGGTGTCGGTCATCGGTATCGTCCTGGCGACGGTTTTGGGCTTTATCATCGGTGTCGCGCGCTTGTCGTCGAACTGGATGATCAGCAAGCTGGCCACGGTGTATGTCGAGATCTTCCGCAATATCCCGCCTCTGCTGCAAATCCTCTTCTGGTACTTCGCGGTCTTTCTGACCATGCCGGGGCCACGCAACAGCCACAACTTTGCCGACACCTTTTATATGAGCAGCCGCGGCCTGAACATGCCTGCAGCTGTTGGTACCGAGGCCTTCTGGCCCTTTGTGGGCAGTGTGGTGCTGGCGATTGCAGCCGTGGTGCTGATGGTTCGCCGGGCCAACAAGCGTTTCGAAGAAACCGGCGTACCGTTTCACAAGTTCTGGGTCGGGCTGGCTCTGATGCTGGTGATTCCGGGCTTGAGCATCGTGTTGTTCGGCACTCCGGTGCACTGGGAAATGCCAGAGCTCAAGGGTTTCAACTTTGTTGGCGGTTGGGTGCTGATTCCGGAGCTGCTGGCGCTGACCATTGCATTGACGGTCTACACCGCAGCTTTCATTGCTGAAATCGTACGTTCGGGGATCAAGTCGGTCAGCCATGGCCAGACCGAGGCTGCCCGCTCGCTTGGCCTGCGTCCGGGGCCAACACTGCGTAAGGTGATTATCCCGCAAGCACTGCGGGTGATTATTCCGCCACTGACCAGCCAATACCTGAACCTGGTGAAAAACTCGTCGCTGGCGGCGGGCATCGGTTATCCGGAAATGGTTTCACTGTTTGCAGGCACGGTGCTTAACCAGACCGGGCAAGCGATTGAAGTCATTGCCATCACCATGAGCGTGTACCTGGCCATCAGTATCAGCATTTCGCTGCTGATGAATTGGTACAACACGCGTATTGCGCTGATCGAGCGATGA